Proteins co-encoded in one Arthrobacter alpinus genomic window:
- a CDS encoding DivIVA domain-containing protein produces the protein MTVTVEETTRTNSKFKLVGPKDVGYNVKQVDVFLERARAYFLNTDTHGKAITSRDVRTASFDPARGGYNAQAVDAAMDRIEDEFVLREKELLIADQGEKAWMMKIGKTASVLRARLHRPDGERFRRPSKRNAQSYSIEDVDLLCRELLVYIEDNGELSVDVVRRAVFAPARGGDGYEESQVDAFLDRVVELMASIDPVPGK, from the coding sequence ATGACTGTGACTGTGGAAGAAACAACCCGGACCAACTCCAAGTTCAAACTGGTGGGTCCAAAGGACGTTGGGTACAACGTCAAGCAAGTGGACGTGTTCTTGGAGCGCGCCCGCGCCTACTTCCTGAACACAGATACTCACGGCAAGGCCATCACCAGCCGCGACGTGCGTACGGCCTCCTTTGATCCCGCCCGAGGCGGCTACAATGCTCAGGCCGTGGACGCCGCCATGGACCGGATCGAAGATGAGTTTGTCCTGCGTGAAAAGGAACTGCTGATCGCAGACCAAGGCGAAAAGGCCTGGATGATGAAGATTGGCAAGACAGCGTCAGTGCTGCGCGCCCGCCTGCACCGTCCCGACGGGGAGCGCTTCCGGCGCCCATCCAAGCGCAACGCACAAAGCTACAGCATTGAGGACGTGGACTTGCTGTGCCGCGAACTTCTTGTCTACATTGAAGACAACGGCGAGCTCAGCGTTGATGTTGTGCGCCGTGCCGTGTTTGCCCCCGCACGAGGCGGCGACGGCTATGAAGAGAGCCAAGTCGACGCATTCCTTGACCGTGTAGTGGAGCTTATGGCTTCGATTGACCCGGTACCTGGAAAGTAG
- a CDS encoding sensor histidine kinase yields the protein MSESTLLLITAIAVVVAAAAVVAAVGFRLSSSHRELGTEAEHATFAALHSAAAAGEQLRNGLEPAGALKASKQLRTLLNCAAFAMTDDARLLAWDGTGAAARQPESDVVMGIVAKALSNGRTQVANLDQPLRVALGLAPDSDLKAAVICPLKVDSRAVGCVMILSKSPTAGLVRATNEVAAWVSAQLELVELSASRTLLAEAEVRALRAQISPHFIYNSLNAIASFINTDPQRARDLVVEFADFTRYSFRRHGDFTTLAEELRCIDRYLLLENARFGDRLQVSLQIAPEVLSTVIPFLSLQPLVENAVRHGLEAKVGKGLVQISARDLGAYTEVTIEDDGVGMDPEQLRLVLAGRHDGTHVGLRNVDSRLRQVYGDDHGLTIDTGVGHGMLITMTVPKNQPGNDA from the coding sequence CTGAGCGAATCCACCCTCTTACTCATTACCGCCATCGCCGTGGTCGTGGCTGCTGCGGCCGTGGTGGCAGCAGTGGGCTTCCGGCTCTCAAGTTCGCACCGGGAACTTGGCACCGAGGCTGAGCACGCCACCTTCGCGGCGCTCCATTCAGCTGCCGCAGCCGGCGAACAGCTAAGAAACGGACTTGAGCCAGCGGGCGCTCTGAAGGCGAGCAAGCAGCTACGAACGCTGCTCAATTGTGCAGCCTTCGCGATGACCGACGACGCCCGTCTCTTGGCCTGGGATGGCACCGGCGCCGCGGCCAGGCAACCCGAGTCCGACGTCGTCATGGGCATTGTGGCGAAAGCGCTCAGCAATGGCAGGACTCAGGTAGCCAACCTGGACCAGCCCCTACGCGTTGCCCTTGGCCTGGCACCGGACAGTGATCTGAAGGCTGCCGTCATTTGCCCGCTCAAGGTTGATTCCCGGGCCGTCGGGTGCGTCATGATCCTGTCAAAGTCACCCACAGCCGGTCTGGTGCGCGCAACGAATGAAGTGGCGGCCTGGGTCTCAGCTCAGCTGGAATTGGTTGAGCTGAGCGCCTCGCGGACGTTGCTTGCCGAAGCGGAAGTACGCGCCCTCCGCGCCCAAATCAGCCCGCATTTCATCTACAACTCGCTCAACGCCATCGCCTCTTTCATCAACACCGATCCGCAGCGAGCCAGGGACCTGGTGGTGGAGTTCGCCGACTTTACCCGTTACTCGTTCCGCCGCCACGGGGACTTCACCACCCTGGCCGAAGAACTCCGCTGCATTGACAGGTACCTGCTGCTGGAAAATGCCCGGTTCGGTGACCGGCTCCAGGTCAGCTTGCAAATTGCCCCCGAGGTCCTGAGCACAGTCATCCCGTTCCTGAGCCTGCAGCCCCTCGTGGAGAACGCGGTCCGGCACGGGCTCGAGGCCAAGGTGGGCAAGGGCTTGGTGCAGATCAGTGCCAGGGATCTGGGCGCCTACACCGAGGTTACTATCGAGGACGACGGCGTGGGGATGGACCCCGAACAACTGCGGCTCGTTTTGGCGGGGCGCCACGATGGGACGCACGTGGGACTGCGCAATGTGGACTCGCGCTTGCGCCAGGTCTACGGAGATGACCATGGGCTCACCATCGACACCGGCGTGGGGCACGGCATGCTCATCACCATGACCGTCCCGAAGAACCAGCCAGGCAATGACGCCTAG
- a CDS encoding DUF485 domain-containing protein — protein sequence MGNSAHASNQSPVDFIAEQNSEEFKQLKKSHRNFVFPVAIGFLVWYFAYVLLAAYAHDFMSIKVWGNFNIGLILGLLQFVTTFGITTWYVTYANRKLDPQAAVIRTRLESQIEAAGMTTEEV from the coding sequence ATGGGTAATTCAGCCCACGCAAGTAATCAGAGTCCGGTGGACTTTATAGCTGAACAGAATTCAGAAGAGTTCAAGCAGCTCAAGAAGTCCCATAGGAATTTTGTCTTCCCCGTAGCCATTGGCTTTCTAGTTTGGTACTTCGCCTACGTTCTACTGGCCGCCTACGCCCATGACTTCATGTCCATCAAGGTTTGGGGCAACTTCAATATTGGCTTGATCCTAGGCCTGTTGCAGTTCGTCACCACCTTCGGCATCACCACCTGGTATGTCACGTACGCCAACCGCAAGCTCGATCCGCAAGCTGCAGTCATTCGTACCCGGCTCGAGAGCCAGATCGAAGCAGCCGGCATGACCACGGAAGAGGTTTAG
- a CDS encoding solute symporter family protein yields the protein MSLSSALTTAAPLAKTLSEQTKENSWINILIFVGFVAITMIVVFRASRNNKTAADYYAAGRSFSGGQNGTAIAGDYLSAASFLGITGAIAVNGYDGFLYSIGFLVAWLVALLLVAELLRNTGKFTMADVLSFRLKQRPVRIAAATTTLVVCFFYLLAQMAGAGGLVSLLLGLDNSNKAGQNVVIAVVGVLMIVYVLIGGMKGTTWVQIIKAFLLIIGAAIMTIIVLAMHGFNLSTLMDAAVQTSINEGGVGEALLNPGAAYGKAPLDFISLALALVLGTAALPHVLMRFYTVPTAKEARKSVVWAIWLIGGFYIFTLVLGYGAGALIGKDAILSAPGGVNAAAPLLAFVIGGPILLGFISAVAFATILAVVAGLTITAAASFAHDIYSNVIVKGDPKPEMEVKVARRTVIVIGLVAIGGGILANGQNIAFLVALAFAIAASANLPTIIYSLFWKKFTTQGALWSMYGGLASAILLIAFSPVVSGNEKAMIPGADFSWFPLANPGIISIPLAFFLGWLGTVLDKNTEDPRIQAEMDVRSLTGVGAEKASDH from the coding sequence ATGAGCCTGTCTTCAGCACTTACCACCGCAGCACCACTGGCAAAGACGCTCAGTGAGCAAACAAAAGAGAACTCCTGGATCAACATTCTGATCTTCGTTGGGTTCGTTGCCATCACCATGATTGTGGTGTTCCGGGCCAGCCGCAACAACAAGACGGCGGCAGACTATTACGCGGCAGGCCGGTCCTTCTCCGGCGGTCAGAACGGTACCGCCATCGCCGGCGACTACCTCTCGGCTGCTTCCTTTCTGGGTATTACCGGAGCCATCGCCGTCAACGGTTACGACGGCTTCTTGTACTCCATTGGCTTCCTGGTCGCTTGGCTGGTGGCGCTGCTGCTGGTTGCTGAACTGCTGCGCAACACGGGCAAGTTCACCATGGCCGATGTCCTCTCCTTCCGCCTGAAGCAGCGCCCCGTGCGCATTGCGGCAGCGACCACCACGCTGGTGGTTTGCTTCTTCTACCTACTGGCGCAGATGGCCGGCGCCGGTGGTCTGGTTTCACTGTTGCTCGGCTTGGACAACTCCAACAAGGCAGGCCAGAACGTGGTCATTGCCGTAGTTGGCGTGCTGATGATCGTGTACGTACTGATTGGCGGCATGAAGGGCACCACCTGGGTCCAGATCATCAAGGCATTCCTGTTGATCATTGGCGCTGCCATCATGACCATCATTGTGCTGGCCATGCACGGCTTCAACCTCTCCACGCTCATGGATGCCGCAGTTCAGACCTCCATCAATGAAGGTGGCGTTGGTGAGGCGCTACTGAACCCGGGCGCCGCCTACGGCAAGGCCCCGCTTGACTTCATCTCGCTGGCCCTGGCTCTGGTACTCGGTACCGCGGCTCTGCCGCACGTACTGATGCGCTTCTACACGGTCCCCACCGCCAAGGAAGCTCGCAAGTCCGTGGTCTGGGCCATCTGGCTCATCGGTGGCTTCTACATCTTCACCTTGGTGCTGGGTTACGGCGCCGGTGCACTCATCGGTAAGGATGCAATCCTGTCCGCTCCCGGCGGCGTGAATGCTGCGGCTCCGCTGCTTGCATTCGTTATTGGTGGCCCGATCCTGCTTGGCTTCATCTCTGCCGTTGCCTTCGCCACGATCCTGGCAGTGGTGGCCGGGTTGACCATCACCGCAGCCGCATCCTTCGCTCACGACATCTACTCCAACGTGATCGTCAAGGGCGATCCGAAGCCGGAAATGGAAGTCAAGGTTGCCCGGCGCACCGTTATTGTGATCGGCCTGGTCGCCATTGGCGGCGGCATCTTGGCCAACGGTCAGAACATCGCTTTCCTGGTTGCGCTGGCCTTCGCCATTGCTGCCTCCGCCAACCTGCCCACCATCATCTACTCGCTGTTCTGGAAGAAGTTCACCACGCAGGGCGCCCTGTGGAGCATGTACGGCGGTCTGGCCTCGGCCATCCTGCTGATCGCGTTCTCCCCGGTGGTTTCCGGCAACGAGAAGGCCATGATCCCCGGCGCCGACTTCTCCTGGTTCCCGCTGGCGAACCCTGGCATCATCTCCATCCCGCTCGCCTTCTTCCTGGGCTGGTTGGGCACGGTGCTGGATAAGAACACCGAGGATCCGCGCATCCAGGCTGAGATGGACGTCCGTTCACTCACCGGCGTTGGAGCCGAGAAGGCCTCCGACCACTAG
- a CDS encoding phosphatidate cytidylyltransferase, producing the protein MKDPKRTPAGSDKEPAASNPDVELVPSPANYQFPSRKARRQAELTGMIPIIVPKKSVPETSAPVDTAVAEQESTDSKASVSEDAVQLPKKDDGSKKDDGGTRPGASGTASVEASGSEASVAETNGADSSDVTADVAVDGKKAAGQTSAAGASITDSDGTDVSVTEQSTVSSSEKIEQAEPATPSTVQEQEKAAAAEDSQASQDSGTDTAPENGTDDAASSAAHGGTATATDTVESVVVAKIAVVDVVLDDDTAAGLAEAAAPEEVVPVMAGAAPGPVSALQVTGIPVIPVPGGPIAGMPAGAIALKVPRTPKAGRDLPAAITVGVILLVLVLGPMLFFPVAFVVVATVFACVGVWEVTRAIAGRGIKAPLTPVMAGALAMPAAAYFAGSEGLLFALVASAGATVLWRSLDPEPGAVKSILSGVFTLMWIPFLLSFVFLMLRGEDGPTTGLTLDLAHVNPGVVQVIIMLLLVVANDTFGYLVGVLFGKHPMAPKISPKKSWEGFAGSLGGATLVAIPATVFLLDQHWWVGLALAIGMVFAGTGGDFAESMVKRELGVKDMSNLLPGHGGVMDRLDSILFAAPVAYAIFTVLGRF; encoded by the coding sequence ATGAAGGACCCAAAGCGCACGCCGGCCGGTTCCGACAAGGAGCCGGCCGCGTCAAATCCGGACGTCGAGCTGGTCCCGTCGCCAGCCAACTATCAATTTCCTTCTCGGAAAGCCCGCCGTCAGGCTGAACTGACTGGCATGATTCCCATCATCGTGCCCAAAAAGAGCGTGCCTGAGACTTCTGCGCCCGTGGACACCGCGGTAGCGGAGCAGGAATCAACTGATTCGAAGGCTTCCGTTTCCGAGGACGCTGTTCAGCTTCCTAAGAAGGACGACGGCTCTAAGAAGGACGACGGCGGCACGCGCCCAGGTGCCTCTGGCACCGCCAGCGTCGAGGCCTCCGGCTCCGAGGCTTCAGTGGCCGAGACCAACGGTGCCGACTCTTCTGACGTGACAGCAGACGTGGCAGTAGACGGCAAGAAAGCAGCGGGGCAAACTTCGGCTGCGGGCGCTTCCATCACTGATAGTGACGGCACCGATGTTTCCGTTACTGAGCAATCCACCGTTAGCTCGTCTGAGAAGATCGAGCAGGCAGAACCCGCCACGCCATCCACAGTGCAAGAGCAGGAAAAAGCGGCAGCAGCCGAAGATTCCCAGGCCAGCCAGGATAGCGGCACGGATACTGCCCCTGAGAACGGCACGGATGACGCCGCGTCTAGTGCCGCTCATGGCGGCACAGCAACTGCCACCGACACGGTTGAGTCGGTTGTTGTGGCTAAGATCGCGGTCGTCGATGTAGTTCTTGACGATGACACCGCTGCAGGCCTCGCCGAGGCAGCGGCCCCGGAAGAGGTTGTGCCCGTTATGGCAGGTGCCGCACCGGGTCCGGTCTCTGCTTTGCAGGTTACGGGCATCCCAGTCATCCCGGTTCCCGGGGGTCCCATTGCGGGAATGCCTGCTGGTGCCATAGCACTGAAGGTGCCGCGGACCCCTAAGGCTGGACGCGACCTTCCCGCGGCCATCACCGTTGGCGTCATCTTGCTGGTGCTAGTGCTTGGTCCCATGCTCTTCTTCCCCGTTGCTTTTGTCGTGGTAGCCACGGTGTTTGCGTGTGTTGGTGTTTGGGAAGTTACACGCGCCATTGCCGGACGGGGGATCAAGGCTCCCTTGACTCCTGTCATGGCAGGCGCTTTGGCTATGCCGGCAGCAGCGTACTTTGCGGGTTCTGAAGGCCTGCTGTTCGCTCTCGTGGCCAGCGCGGGTGCCACTGTCTTGTGGCGTTCTTTGGATCCGGAGCCGGGTGCCGTTAAGAGCATCCTGTCCGGTGTTTTCACCCTGATGTGGATACCCTTCCTGCTGAGCTTTGTTTTCTTGATGCTGCGCGGTGAAGACGGACCAACGACCGGATTGACGCTCGATCTGGCCCATGTGAACCCAGGAGTGGTTCAGGTGATCATCATGCTCCTGCTGGTGGTGGCCAACGATACCTTTGGTTACTTGGTGGGTGTTTTGTTTGGTAAACACCCCATGGCACCAAAAATTAGTCCGAAAAAATCCTGGGAAGGATTTGCCGGGTCCTTGGGTGGGGCTACCTTAGTAGCCATTCCCGCCACAGTATTCCTCCTTGACCAGCACTGGTGGGTGGGCTTAGCTCTGGCCATCGGCATGGTCTTTGCCGGAACTGGAGGAGACTTCGCCGAATCCATGGTGAAGCGCGAACTCGGTGTCAAGGACATGAGCAACCTCCTGCCTGGCCATGGGGGAGTCATGGACCGGCTGGACTCCATCTTGTTCGCTGCTCCAGTGGCCTACGCCATTTTTACTGTTTTAGGCCGGTTCTAA
- a CDS encoding LytR/AlgR family response regulator transcription factor: MINVLVADDELPAVEELAFLLGRDPRIGTIHRAMSGAAALALLAVHTVDAVFLDIHMPGLSGLELAEVIGRGSNPPVVVFVTADDDRALEAFELAAVDYLLKPLRTERLTRTVDRVVELVAHPAVAAEDVEMITVDQGGISRIIRLDEVKFVQAQGDYARLHTAEASYLIRVPLTDLELRWADSGFVRIHRSYLVCMAFVTALKLSAAKPTVSVGNAVLPVSRRHVPVLREHLQATRVRPAP, translated from the coding sequence ATGATTAATGTCCTGGTCGCCGATGACGAGTTGCCCGCGGTGGAAGAGTTGGCGTTTCTTTTGGGTCGCGACCCACGGATAGGCACCATTCACCGGGCCATGAGCGGTGCCGCAGCGTTGGCGCTGCTGGCCGTACATACTGTCGACGCGGTGTTCCTGGACATTCACATGCCAGGGCTCTCTGGGCTGGAGTTGGCAGAGGTGATTGGCCGGGGAAGCAACCCACCCGTCGTCGTGTTTGTGACCGCCGACGACGACCGGGCTCTGGAAGCCTTCGAACTGGCCGCCGTAGATTACCTCCTCAAACCACTGCGGACCGAACGGTTGACCCGCACCGTGGACCGGGTGGTGGAGCTGGTTGCCCACCCCGCAGTGGCTGCCGAAGACGTGGAGATGATCACCGTGGATCAAGGTGGCATCAGCCGGATCATCAGGCTCGACGAGGTCAAGTTTGTTCAGGCTCAGGGCGACTACGCCCGGTTGCACACGGCCGAAGCCAGCTACCTCATCCGTGTCCCGTTGACAGATTTGGAATTACGCTGGGCCGACTCTGGATTTGTCCGCATCCACCGCTCCTATCTGGTGTGCATGGCGTTTGTCACTGCGTTGAAGCTCAGCGCTGCCAAACCAACAGTGTCGGTGGGCAACGCGGTTCTGCCCGTCAGCCGCAGGCATGTGCCAGTATTGCGCGAACATTTACAGGCCACCCGCGTGCGGCCGGCACCGTGA
- a CDS encoding cation acetate symporter has product MNPAIGYAALIVVSVVTAAIGFYGLRVSRTTSDFYVASRTVKPWWNASAIGGEYLSAASFLGIAGLIVISGIDALWFPIGYTAGYLMLLFFVAAPLRRSGAYTIPDFAKARLESSTARYVTSILVVIVGWFYIVPQLHGAALTIRTTTGLPSWVGAGAVVMVVVLTVVTGGMRSITFVQAFQYWLKLTALAVPIIFILLTLSSGGSGVTIPAGTELFPPPEAIDGGSTYRTLSLLIALLFGTLGLPHVLVRFYTNPDGAAARRTTLIVLGLLSIFYLFPTIYGVLGRVFLPSLAEGGSPDATVLLLPGALIGGLAGDLLSALVVAGAFAAFLSTTSGLVVSLAGVISQDLLGGSVKGFRLAAVLAAMVPFGFAMMTDSLALAGSVGLVFAFTASTICPLLLLGIWWRGLTDAGAVAGMLTGAVLCGAAILAGSRMGMDSPWRDVLTQPAAWTVPAAFIVTIVVSKATKHRQSASLSRFMTKLHVPERPLAHEKPKS; this is encoded by the coding sequence ATGAACCCGGCCATTGGATATGCGGCACTAATCGTGGTCTCTGTGGTCACAGCCGCCATTGGCTTTTACGGTCTGCGAGTCTCCCGCACCACCAGCGACTTCTACGTGGCCTCACGCACCGTCAAACCCTGGTGGAACGCATCAGCCATTGGCGGGGAGTACCTTTCAGCCGCAAGCTTCCTGGGCATCGCCGGCCTGATCGTCATCTCTGGAATCGATGCCCTGTGGTTTCCTATCGGCTACACCGCTGGCTACCTGATGCTGCTGTTCTTCGTGGCAGCACCTCTGCGCCGCTCCGGGGCCTACACCATCCCCGATTTCGCCAAGGCAAGACTCGAATCCAGCACCGCCCGGTATGTCACCAGCATTCTGGTCGTCATAGTGGGCTGGTTTTACATTGTGCCGCAATTACACGGGGCCGCTCTCACCATACGGACCACCACCGGCCTGCCATCGTGGGTGGGCGCCGGGGCTGTGGTGATGGTGGTGGTTCTGACGGTAGTCACGGGCGGTATGCGGTCCATCACGTTTGTGCAGGCCTTCCAATACTGGCTCAAGCTCACTGCCTTGGCCGTCCCCATCATCTTCATCCTGCTGACGCTTAGTAGCGGTGGCAGTGGGGTCACTATCCCGGCCGGTACGGAGTTGTTCCCGCCGCCTGAAGCCATCGACGGCGGCTCAACGTACCGAACGCTTTCCTTGCTTATTGCGCTGCTCTTTGGCACGCTCGGTCTGCCTCACGTCCTAGTGCGGTTCTACACCAACCCCGACGGCGCAGCAGCCCGCCGCACCACCTTGATAGTTCTGGGCTTGCTCTCCATTTTCTACCTATTCCCCACCATCTACGGGGTGCTGGGAAGAGTGTTCCTGCCCTCGCTTGCAGAGGGTGGCTCACCAGATGCCACAGTGCTTTTACTGCCGGGTGCGCTAATTGGTGGTCTGGCCGGAGACTTACTTTCGGCCCTTGTGGTGGCTGGTGCCTTTGCGGCGTTCCTGTCCACGACATCCGGCTTGGTGGTCTCGCTGGCAGGTGTCATCAGTCAGGACCTACTGGGCGGAAGCGTGAAGGGTTTCAGGCTCGCAGCCGTCCTTGCCGCCATGGTGCCTTTCGGCTTTGCCATGATGACCGATTCGCTGGCCTTGGCAGGCAGTGTGGGCCTCGTCTTTGCATTCACGGCTTCCACCATCTGCCCCTTACTGTTGCTGGGGATCTGGTGGCGCGGACTTACAGATGCGGGTGCGGTTGCCGGGATGCTCACAGGGGCGGTGCTGTGCGGCGCCGCCATCCTGGCAGGCTCACGAATGGGCATGGACTCACCGTGGCGCGATGTCCTGACGCAGCCCGCGGCGTGGACCGTGCCGGCCGCCTTTATAGTCACCATTGTGGTATCAAAGGCGACAAAGCACCGTCAAAGCGCATCGCTCTCACGGTTCATGACGAAACTGCATGTGCCAGAGCGGCCTCTGGCCCATGAGAAACCCAAGTCATAG
- a CDS encoding DUF4383 domain-containing protein, whose protein sequence is MRTSPNRLLATVFGAVYLLVGILGFFVTSGIGFFATEGRNLIFFEVNPLHNVIHLAIGAALLFAGLASTTAAKTMNSTVGSVYLLVGIAGLFLPGTALNIIALNGADNVLHLGSAIVLLAVGLSQDRVTSSAATA, encoded by the coding sequence ATGCGCACTTCACCGAACAGGCTGCTGGCCACCGTCTTTGGCGCCGTCTATCTTTTGGTTGGAATCCTTGGGTTCTTCGTCACCAGCGGCATCGGATTCTTTGCCACCGAAGGCCGGAATTTGATCTTCTTTGAGGTCAATCCGCTGCACAACGTGATTCACTTGGCCATTGGCGCCGCCCTTCTTTTCGCCGGACTGGCCTCGACCACGGCTGCCAAGACCATGAACTCCACTGTAGGTTCCGTGTACCTGCTGGTAGGAATCGCCGGACTGTTCCTGCCCGGCACGGCCTTGAACATCATCGCCCTCAACGGCGCCGACAACGTGCTGCACCTGGGAAGCGCCATCGTACTGCTAGCGGTAGGCCTCTCACAGGATCGCGTCACCTCCTCCGCCGCGACTGCCTAA